Genomic window (Helicobacteraceae bacterium):
ACCTTGAGATGAGCAACGTCGATCTCTCCAAAGCGCTTACCAACCTGATTATCATTCAGCGCGGTTATCAGGCGAGCTCCAAGACGATCACGACGAGCGATCAGTTGCTCAACACGCTACTGCAATTAAAGCAGTAACGATCTAACTCCTCTTGAAACGAGAGGAGTTTTATCCGCCGCGTAATTATGGATTTTGATCCGATTACAAAACAACGTAGAGCGCTTGAGCGCTTCGCCGCCAACGAGAGGTTTTTCGCGGCGACAAAGCTGGCTAAATATCTGCGAAAGCCAAACGAGCGGCTGACGCTTCATATATCGCAAGAGGGGTTCAACGTCAAAGAGGGCGATCGCCTTCTGTATCCGGAAGGTATTTTCGAGCGGGCGCGAAAGCTCGCGCTTAACCCGCTCGCGAACCCCGACTACAAGCCAATTGTGATTCAGGATTTCTCAAACGCGCGAACCGATACAAACGCCGTAACCGCCGACGGCATAAACGAGATATTGCGCCTAGCCCGCGCCGATTCGGATTTCACCGCCGATCAAGCGCATTTCGACGATAGCGCGCCGCTCCCCCCGATCGCGTTCTACGGCGTAGGCGACGGGACGCATATCGCGCTTTTAGACGAAGGCGATCGCCTTTCCAACGGCGCGATTATCTACGAAAGCGATCCGGAGTGGTTTGTAATATCCTGCTATTTTTTAGATTATTCGCGGTTTTTAGACCCCGCTAAAACCAATTTGCTGATCGTCGGCGGCAAAATGCGCGCCGAACTTGCCCGAAGTTTTTTCGCCGTCGATCGATTTTCGCGCGGGTTTGTCCGGTTGGAGCTGGCGCTGGATAACCGCGCCGAAAACGCGGACGCTATGAGAGAGATCGCCCTAGCGCACAAGGAGAGTCTGCGCGGCTGGGGAACAAGCGAGGACGAGCTTGTCGGCGTAAAAAACGCGATCGCCAACCGCTCTAAGCCGCGCCTGATAAATAAGCCGCGCGAAATAACTTGTCCGATCGCGGTCGTAGGAAACGGCGCGTCGCTAGAAAAACTTACGGATTTTTTGCGCGAAAACCAAGATCGGCTTGTGATTTTCAGCGCGGGAACGGCGTTAAAACCGCTGCTAAAGGCTGGAATCAAGCCCGATTTTCATATAGAGATCGAGCGCATGGATCATCTAGCGGCGATCCTGCGCGCCGCGCCGATCGCGGATATTCCTCTAATCGCCGCCGACGTCGTCGATCCCTCCACGCTTGAAGCGGCGAAAGAGAGCTTTGTTTTTTCGCGCGATAGCGCCGCCGCGAGCGCCTTTAGCGAAAATAGGGTCGCTTTTTCAAGCCCGATCGTGGGCAACGCCGCGTTCGCTCTCGCGCTGGAGTTCTCCCGCGAAGTTTATCTATGCGGCTTGGACGCGGGCTTTCGGCGCGGGCGCAAACTGCACGCGAGCGGCTCGTTTTACGACGATAAAGAGGACGAGAGCGCGGAGCAAATACCGACGCGCGGAGCGTTTAGCGGCGATATTTGGACAAACTCGCTTCTTTCGCACAGCCGCGCCGCGCTGGAATCGGCGATCGCGGCAAAACCGTTGGCGCGAGTTTTCAACCTCTCCGACGGCGCGTTTATCGTCGGCGCCAAAGCGCTAAGGGTAAGCGAGGCAAAAATCCCAAGCGGCGGCAAACTTGAGGCGATCGCGGCGATCAAAGATAGTTTCGCTCTCTCTGACGGCGCGCCGCGCGTCGATATTGCGCGAGAGCTTGACGAAGCCAAAACGGCGCTGATAGCTACGCTAAGCGCGTTCGCCCCGCGTAACAGGCGCGAGCTGTTTTTGGCGGCTAAAACGGCGTTAAAAAACTCGATAGCCCTAGAACGGAGATTGCGCTTTGGCGCGCCGTTTCTGCGCGGCAGCTTTTGGCATTTGACAAACGCGCTGATCAAATCGTCGCTGTGCGTAAGGCGATCAAACGCGGCGAGCCTATATAAAAGCGGCGCGGATATTATCGCCGCTACGCTGGGGCGACTAAGCGATCTCTGCGCGCAAGCCTGAAGGCGGCTTTGTTAAACCGACTATTGTCGGGTCTTTTATTGCGAAGTAGTTAACTTTTTTACTTTCGCTCCGATATAGAGTTACATTTCTTAAATAGGAGCCTCAAATGCCAGGTTTTATTATAAACACCAATATCAAAGCGTTAAACGCCCAAGTTAACGCGGACAGCGTTCAAAGAGCGTTA
Coding sequences:
- a CDS encoding DUF115 domain-containing protein, with the translated sequence MDFDPITKQRRALERFAANERFFAATKLAKYLRKPNERLTLHISQEGFNVKEGDRLLYPEGIFERARKLALNPLANPDYKPIVIQDFSNARTDTNAVTADGINEILRLARADSDFTADQAHFDDSAPLPPIAFYGVGDGTHIALLDEGDRLSNGAIIYESDPEWFVISCYFLDYSRFLDPAKTNLLIVGGKMRAELARSFFAVDRFSRGFVRLELALDNRAENADAMREIALAHKESLRGWGTSEDELVGVKNAIANRSKPRLINKPREITCPIAVVGNGASLEKLTDFLRENQDRLVIFSAGTALKPLLKAGIKPDFHIEIERMDHLAAILRAAPIADIPLIAADVVDPSTLEAAKESFVFSRDSAAASAFSENRVAFSSPIVGNAAFALALEFSREVYLCGLDAGFRRGRKLHASGSFYDDKEDESAEQIPTRGAFSGDIWTNSLLSHSRAALESAIAAKPLARVFNLSDGAFIVGAKALRVSEAKIPSGGKLEAIAAIKDSFALSDGAPRVDIARELDEAKTALIATLSAFAPRNRRELFLAAKTALKNSIALERRLRFGAPFLRGSFWHLTNALIKSSLCVRRSNAASLYKSGADIIAATLGRLSDLCAQA